One window from the genome of Hyalangium gracile encodes:
- a CDS encoding ATP-binding protein, which produces MSTREAPGPAASRADPPATRGEPPLEPAPGSESGHGRLRQLAKSPLGRYGLAVLSTAVALLIQFALGPLIHPTPFLLFVSAVVLSGWWGGGGPGLLAVGLSMLAVDYFFLPPVRSFSLETGPAVSLTLFALVGAVITRVNVSLRRTNAERARLLERERLARREAEAEWGRLQDLFMHAPAQIALFRGPEHVYILSNPLNNASLGQRQVLGKPVREALPELVDQGIITLLDRVYTTGEPFMGHEHSVTIAGPDGTEREFFLNFVYQPTRDGQGRIDGVASFAFDVTSSVRARQQAEALARELQRGEERYRTFVSKSTEGIYRIDPTPPIPVSLPKEEQIQRMFRDSRIVECNDAMARMYGIDSAAELQGTRLDHVLVPEDPRNTEFLRAFIQSGYRIENAESREVARDGTPRAFLNNMVGIVQDGLLLGAWGTQRDVTQQRRAEEELRRAEANSRFLSEASAALASSLDYESTLRNVARLAVPTLADWCLVDLVQPDGTLQRMETVSSSPEDAGLLQEVRQLGMAQQVDLRSPAAQALMSGRSVLLSNVTPELIRQSARSEEHAQLMLRIGVLSFILVPLVVRGRALGLLSFFTSHSGRSYTDGDLELLEDLARRAALSVENARLYRDAQEAIRLRDEFLSIASHELKTPLTPLSLKLHMLARTARQQPDSPFRKAVEDYITVGSRQVKKLSELVSDLLDVARIGGGRLRLELEEMELGALVREVVARHEPEAARSGSTLVLEGQASVSGRWDRLRLEQVITNLVDNAIKYGAGKPIRLWLEADAGRAILRVKDEGIGIAPESLSRIFERFERAVSDRHYGGLGLGLYITRTIVEAMGGTIQVESTLGQGATFTVVLPRSPREAAPPPSAS; this is translated from the coding sequence GTGTCGACGCGCGAAGCCCCAGGTCCAGCTGCCTCTCGGGCCGACCCTCCCGCCACTCGGGGAGAGCCGCCGCTCGAGCCTGCTCCGGGTTCGGAGTCCGGGCATGGGCGGCTTCGCCAGCTCGCGAAGTCCCCGCTCGGACGCTATGGCCTGGCCGTCCTGAGCACCGCGGTGGCACTGCTCATCCAGTTCGCCCTGGGTCCGCTCATCCATCCCACGCCCTTCCTGCTGTTCGTCAGCGCGGTGGTGCTGTCCGGCTGGTGGGGCGGCGGTGGGCCGGGGCTGCTGGCCGTCGGCCTCTCCATGCTGGCGGTCGACTACTTCTTCCTCCCGCCCGTCCGCTCGTTCTCGCTCGAGACGGGCCCGGCGGTGTCGCTCACGCTCTTCGCCCTGGTGGGCGCCGTCATCACCCGGGTGAACGTGTCGCTGAGACGCACGAACGCCGAGCGGGCCCGGCTGCTGGAGCGCGAGCGGCTGGCCCGGCGCGAGGCGGAGGCCGAGTGGGGCCGCCTGCAGGATCTGTTCATGCACGCGCCCGCCCAGATCGCCCTGTTCCGCGGGCCGGAGCACGTCTACATCCTGTCCAACCCCCTGAACAACGCGTCGCTGGGCCAGCGCCAGGTGCTGGGCAAGCCGGTCCGCGAGGCGCTCCCCGAGCTGGTGGACCAGGGAATCATCACGCTGCTCGATCGCGTCTACACGACGGGCGAGCCCTTCATGGGCCATGAGCACTCCGTGACGATCGCCGGGCCCGACGGGACGGAGCGGGAGTTCTTCCTCAACTTCGTCTATCAGCCCACGCGGGATGGCCAGGGCCGCATCGACGGCGTCGCCAGCTTCGCCTTCGACGTCACGTCCTCCGTGCGCGCGCGGCAGCAGGCGGAGGCGCTTGCCCGCGAGCTGCAGCGTGGCGAGGAGCGCTACCGGACCTTCGTGAGCAAGAGCACCGAGGGCATCTACCGCATCGATCCCACCCCGCCCATCCCCGTCTCCCTGCCCAAGGAAGAGCAGATCCAGCGCATGTTCCGGGACTCGCGCATCGTCGAGTGCAACGACGCCATGGCCCGGATGTACGGCATCGACAGCGCGGCGGAGCTCCAGGGCACCCGTCTGGACCACGTGCTGGTACCCGAGGATCCCCGCAACACCGAGTTCCTGCGCGCCTTCATCCAGAGCGGCTACCGCATCGAGAACGCGGAGTCCCGGGAGGTGGCCCGGGACGGCACGCCTCGGGCCTTCCTCAACAACATGGTGGGCATCGTCCAGGATGGGCTCCTGCTGGGGGCGTGGGGCACCCAGCGGGACGTGACGCAGCAGCGCCGCGCCGAGGAGGAGCTGCGGCGCGCGGAGGCGAACTCGCGCTTCCTCTCCGAGGCGAGCGCCGCGCTGGCCTCGTCCCTGGACTACGAGTCCACCTTGCGCAACGTGGCCCGGCTCGCCGTGCCGACGCTGGCGGACTGGTGCCTGGTGGACCTGGTGCAGCCCGATGGGACGCTCCAGCGGATGGAGACCGTGAGCTCCTCGCCCGAGGACGCGGGGCTCCTCCAGGAGGTGCGCCAGCTCGGGATGGCCCAGCAGGTCGACCTCCGGTCTCCCGCGGCCCAGGCCCTCATGAGTGGCCGGTCGGTCCTGCTCTCGAACGTCACTCCCGAGCTCATCCGGCAGAGCGCGCGCAGCGAGGAGCACGCCCAGCTGATGCTCCGCATCGGCGTCCTCTCGTTCATCCTGGTGCCGCTGGTGGTGCGAGGACGCGCGCTGGGGCTGCTCAGCTTCTTCACCTCCCACTCCGGCCGGAGCTACACGGACGGGGACCTGGAGCTGCTGGAGGACCTCGCGCGGCGCGCCGCCCTCTCCGTCGAGAACGCGCGGCTGTATCGGGACGCCCAGGAGGCCATCCGCCTGCGCGACGAGTTCCTCTCCATCGCCAGCCACGAGCTGAAGACGCCCCTCACCCCGCTGAGCCTGAAGCTGCACATGCTCGCGCGCACCGCGCGGCAGCAGCCCGACTCTCCCTTCCGCAAGGCGGTGGAGGACTACATCACCGTCGGCTCCCGCCAGGTGAAGAAGCTGTCGGAGCTCGTGAGCGATCTGCTCGACGTGGCCCGCATCGGCGGCGGGCGGCTCCGCCTGGAGCTCGAGGAGATGGAGCTGGGGGCGCTCGTGCGCGAGGTCGTCGCGCGCCACGAGCCCGAGGCGGCCCGCAGCGGCTCGACGCTCGTGCTGGAGGGACAGGCGTCCGTGAGCGGGCGCTGGGACCGGCTCCGCCTGGAGCAGGTCATCACCAACCTGGTCGACAATGCCATCAAGTATGGCGCGGGAAAGCCCATCCGCCTGTGGCTCGAGGCGGACGCGGGCCGGGCCATCCTGCGCGTGAAGGACGAAGGCATCGGCATCGCGCCCGAGAGCCTGTCGCGCATCTTCGAGCGCTTCGAGCGCGCCGTGTCCGACCGGCACTATGGAGGCCTGGGCCTGGGCCTCTACATCACCCGCACCATCGTGGAGGCCATGGGCGGCACCATCCAGGTCGAGAGCACGCTCGGCCAGGGCGCCACGTTCACCGTGGTGCTGCCCCGCTCACCGCGCGAGGCCGCGCCGCCCCCGTCCGCGAGCTGA